Proteins encoded within one genomic window of Capsicum annuum cultivar UCD-10X-F1 unplaced genomic scaffold, UCD10Xv1.1 ctg18635, whole genome shotgun sequence:
- the LOC124890477 gene encoding disease resistance protein RPV1-like — translation MESLESLNLSGCQKLENFPEIRGNMELLSELLLARTAIWELPPSIGQLSGVSLLDLRSCEKLVRLPGSVSKMRKLKILIVKGCSRLPNFPETLGDLNQMEELYAGNSAIWKLSDSIGNLSKLKVLSLRRGRKVKHQTSCSLMLPSYWGFYGLRELKSLDLSGCNLSDNLTVALTNLPSLVELNLSRNKFISLPDSIRQLSHLRYLDITHCQELEQLPTLPPNIEDYMQKIFWPNDVLQICQCTLG, via the coding sequence ATGGAATCTCTTGAAAGCCTCAACCTCTCAGGTTGTCAGAAATTAGAAAATTTTCCAGAAATTCGGGGGAATATGGAATTGCTGTCAGAGCTCCTTCTGGCACGTACTGCAATTTGGGAATTACCTCCATCAATAGGACAGCTCAGTGGTGTCAGCTTGCTTGATTTGCGATCATGTGAAAAACTTGTAAGACTCCCTGGCAGTGTCTCTAAGATGagaaaactgaaaattttgattgtgaAAGGTTGCTCAAGACTTCCCAACTTTCCTGAAACTCTTGGTGATCTAAACCAGATGGAGGAGCTCTATGCTGGTAACTCTGCCATTTGGAAGCTATCAGATTCCATTGGAAACTTGAGTAAACTCAAAGTCCTATCGTTAAGAAGAGGGCGGAAGGTCAAGCATCAAACTAGTTGCAGTTTGATGTTACCCTCTTACTGGGGGTTTTATGGTTTGAGGGAATTAAAAAGCTTAGATCTCAGTGGGTGCAACTTATCTGATAATCTTACTGTTGCTCTTACAAACTTGCCTTCTTTAGTGGAATTGAATCTGAGCAGAAACAAGTTTATTTCATTGCCTGATAGTATCAGGCAACTTTCGCACCTCCGATACCTCGACATAACACACTGTCAGGAACTTGAACAACTTCCCACACTTCCTCCGAATATAGAGGATTATATGCAGAAGATTTTTTGGCCAAACGATGTATTGCAAATCTGCCAATGTACCCTCGGTTGA
- the LOC124890478 gene encoding disease resistance protein Roq1-like, producing KWTPDKEFLKLSKSVVDYAKGLPLALKVLGSFLYKRGITEWRSALDRLRDTGYEEIVEQLSLSLDGLNHEEKNIFLDIACFFRGRKRDDVITILNSFGFRSEIGIHVLIQKSLLYISEGMVEKHDLIEQMGQQAARNVDQDRPWNHSRLWHEQDIKNVFSANLRTESIKGIMVPIGSDRHICKWSKAFRNMPCLRLLIVKGEEARHHDPICDPIEHLPSNLKWLDWSYYSLATLPAKFEPGNLGGLNMTFSSLVEIFKEPKSFDKLTVLNLSFSGSLLRTPNFCETPNLQKIILKSCVSLVEIHPSVGNFKKLIFLNMENCKNLESLPSSI from the exons AAATGGACTCCTGATAAGGAGTTTTTGAAACTCTCCAAGTCTGTAGTAGATTATGCTAAAGGCTTACCATTAGCTCTTAAGGTCTTGGGTTCATTTCTTTACAAGCGAGGCATAACTGAGTGGAGAAGTGCATTAGATAGACTCAGAGATACTGGATATGAAGAAATTGTTGAGCAGCTCAGTTTAAGTCTAGATGGATTGAACCATGAAGAGAAGAATATATTCCTGGATATTGCATGCTTCTTTAGAGGAAGAAAGAGAGATGATGTGATAACAATACTAAACAGTTTTGGCTTCCGATCAGAGATTGGAATACATGTCCTCATCCAAAAATCACTCTTATATATTTCTGAAGGAATGGTTGAGAAGCATGATTTGATAGAACAAATGGGTCAGCAAGCAGCGCGCAATGTTGACCAGGATAGGCCATGGAATCACAGCAGACTATGGCATGAACAAGATATAAAAAATGTTTTTTCTGCAAATCTG AGGACAGAGTCTATTAAAGGCATAATGGTGCCAATTGGCTCAGACCGTCATATATGCAAGTGGAGCAAAGCTTTCAGAAACATGCCTTGTCTTAGGCTACTCATTGTCAAAGGGGAGGAGGCCCGACATCATGACCCTATTTGTGACCCTATTGAGCATCTCCCCAGTAACTTGAAATGGCTTGATTGGTCATACTACAGTCTTGCAACTTTACCAGCAAAGTTTGAACCAGGAAACCTTGGTGGGCTCAACATGACTTTTAGTTCGCTTGTTGAAATCTTCAAGGAACCAAAG TCATTTGACAAGTTGACAGTCCTCAATTTAAGTTTTTCAGGAAGTTTACTCCGAACACCCAATTTTTGTGAGACTCCAAACCTCCAGAAGATTATACTGAAAAGTTGTGTGAGTTTGGTTGAAATTCATCCATCTGTTGGAAATTTTAAAAAGCTTATCTTCTTAAATATGGAAAATTGCAAAAATCTCGAGTCTTTACCAAGTAGTATTTAA